The following coding sequences lie in one Apium graveolens cultivar Ventura chromosome 1, ASM990537v1, whole genome shotgun sequence genomic window:
- the LOC141707383 gene encoding protein FAR1-RELATED SEQUENCE 5-like, which produces MGKWKISSVDIEHNHRLVSPEKVQFFQRSLNIDPMMRLMIELFNKSEIETSKAMKFLSETKGGVENLGFSNQDVRNVIRDFRLRVFDLGDAECGLLLLRELQENSFGNFFNRMDLDDENCVRGLVWVDPRSMNVYKNFGDVVTFDSTYRTNRYCMPFIPITGINHHYQNILFGFALIRDETEALYKWVLRTWLEAIENKPPRTIITDQDIALGNAIAETEFNACVYKSSTPSKFEGRWEQLFEKYDLEDHAWLNDMYSIRTQWIGTYTKQHFSAGMTTTSRSESTNSFFDEYVQSSTGLKEFIENSQKALETQSVKEVKADYDTEQLERRLVLHSSLEMHAFEIYTKEMFKRFQKELMKSTCYVVNSVKNSGTFMLKLYLVEKATVLKNCYYILNSQ; this is translated from the exons ATGGGAAAATGGAAAATTAGTTCGGTGGATATAGAACACAATCATAGATTGGTGTCACCGGAAAAAGTTCAATTTTTTCAAAGATCACTCAACATAGATCCTATGATGCGATTAATGATTGAGTTGTTTAACAAATCAGAAATTGAGACGAGCAAAGCAATGAAGTTTCTTAGCGAGACAAAGGGGGGTGTTGAAAATCTTGGTTTTTCTAATCAAGACGTACGTAATGTCATACGTGATTTTCGGCTTCGGGTGTTTGATTTGGGTGATGCGGAGTGTGGGTTACTTTTGCTACGAGAACTACAAGAAAATAgttttggtaatttttttaatcGGATGGATTTAGATGATGAGAATTGTGTACGGGGTTTGGTGTGGGTTGATCCTCGGTCCATGAACGTTTACAAGAATTTTGGTGATGTGGTTACGTTCGATTCAACTTACCGGACGAATAGGTATTGTATGCCTTTCATACCTATTACGGGCATaaaccaccattatcaaaatatACTATTTGGATTTGCACTCATAAGGGATGAGACTGAGGCATTGTATAAGTGGGTTTTGAGGACATGGTTGGAAGCCATCGAAAATAAACCACCTCGAACAATTATTACTGATCAAGACATTGCTTTGGGAAATGCCATTGCCGAG ACAGAGTTTAATGCATGTGTGTACAAGTCATCAACACCTTCAAAATTTGAAGGTAGATGGGAGCAATTATTCGAGAAGTACGATCTTGAGGATCATGCTTGGTTAAATGACATGTATTCTATTAGAACTCAATGGATTGGTACTTACACAAAGCAACATTTTTCCGCCGGCATGACTACAACTTCAAGAAGCGAGTCTACAAATTCTTTTTTTGATGAATATGTGCAATCATCTACCGGTTTGAAGGAATTCATTGAGAACTCCCAAAAGGCTTTGGAGACACAATCTGTGAAGGAGGTTAAAGCCGATTATGACACTGAACAATTGGAAAGGAGATTAGTTTTGCACTCTTCATTGGAAATGCATGCATTTGAAATCTACACGAAAGAAATGTTCAAACGTTTTCAAAAGGAGCTTATGAAAAGTACATGTTACGTCGTGAACAGTGTAAAAAACAGTGGAACTTTTATGTTGAAACTGTATTTGGTTGAGAAGGCTACCGTGCTGAAGAATTGCtattacatattgaattctcaatga